Proteins encoded together in one Phyllostomus discolor isolate MPI-MPIP mPhyDis1 chromosome 6, mPhyDis1.pri.v3, whole genome shotgun sequence window:
- the XPO1 gene encoding exportin-1 isoform X1, whose product MPAIMTMLADHAARQLLDFSQKLDINLLDNVVNCLYHGEGAQQRMAQEVLTHLKEHPDAWTRVDTILEFSQNMNTKYYGLQILENVIKTRWKILPRNQCEGIKKYVVGLIIKTSSDPTCVEKEKVYIGKLNMILVQILKQEWPKHWPTFISDIVGASRTSESLCQNNMVILKLLSEEVFDFSSGQITQVKAKHLKDSMCNEFSQIFQLCQFVMENSQNAPLVHATLETLLRFLNWIPLGYIFETKLISTLIYKFLNVPMFRNVSLKCLTEIAGVSVSQYEEQFVTLFTLTMMQLKQMLPLNTNIRLAYSNGKDDEQNFIQNLSLFLCTFLKEHGQLIEKRLNLRETLMEALHYMLLVSEVEETEIFKICLEYWNHLAAELYRESPFSTSASPLLSGSQHFDVPPRRQLYLPVLSKVRLLMVSRMAKPEEVLVVENDQGEVVREFMKDTDSINLYKNMRETLVYLTHLDYVDTERIMTEKLHNQVNGTEWSWKNLNTLCWAIGSISGAMHEEDEKRFLVTVIKDLLGLCEQKRGKDNKAIIASNIMYIVGQYPRFLRAHWKFLKTVVNKLFEFMHETHDGVQDMACDTFIKIAQKCRRHFVQVQVGEVMPFIDEILNNINTIICDLQPQQVHTFYEAVGYMIGAQTDQTVQEHLIEKYMLLPNQVWDSIIQQATKNVDILKDPETVKQLGSILKTNVRACKAVGHPFVIQLGRIYLDMLNVYKCLSENISAAIQANGEMVTKQPLIRSMRTVKRETLKLISGWVSRSNDPQMVAENFVPPLLDAVLIDYQRNVPAAREPEVLSTMAIIVNKLGGHITAEIPQIFDAVFECTLNMINKDFEEYPEHRTNFFLLLQAVNSHCFPAFLAIPPAQFKLVLDSIIWAFKHTMRNVADTGLQILFTLLQNVAQEEAAAQSFYQTYFCDILQHIFSVVTDTSHTAGLTMHASILAYMFNLVEEGKISTPLNPGNPVNNQMFIQEYVANLLKSAFPHLQDAQVKLFVTGLFSLNQDIPAFKEHLRDFLVQIKEFAGEDTSDLFLEERETALRQAQEEKHKLQMSVPGILNPHEIPEEMCD is encoded by the exons gaataaaaaaatacGTTGTTGGCCTCATTATCAAGACGTCATCTGATCCAACTTGTGTAGAG aaGGAAAAGGTGTATATTGGGAAACTGAATATGATTCTTGTTCAG ataCTGAAACAAGAATGGCCAAAACACTGGCCAACTTTTATCAGTGATATTGTTGGAGCAAGTAGGACCAGTGAAAGTCTCTGTCAGAATAATATGGTGATTCTTAAACTCTTGAGTGAAGAAGTATTTGATTTTTCTAGTGGACAGATAACGCAAGTGAAAGCTAAGCATCTAAAAGACAg catgtgCAATGAATTCTCACAAATTTTTCAGCTGTGTCAGTTTGTGATG GAAAATTCCCAAAATGCTCCGCTTGTACATGCAACGTTGGAAACGTTGCTCAGATTTCTTAACTGGATTCCACTCGGATATATTTTTGAAACCAAGTTAATCAGCACATTAATTTATAAG ttccTGAATGTTCCGATGTTTCGAAATGTCTCTCTGAAGTGCCTCACTGAGATTGCTGGTGTGAGTGTAAGCCAATATGAGGAACAGTTTGTAACGCTATTTACATTGACAATGATGCAGCTAAAACAG ATGCTTCCTTTAAATACCAATATTCGACTTGCATACTCAAATGGAAAAGATGATGAACAGAACTTTATTCAAAATCTCAGTTTGTTTCTCTGCACATTTCTTAAGGAACATGGTCAACTTATAGAAAAAAGACTAAATCTCAGGGAAACACTCATGGAG GCCCTTCATTATATGTTGTTGGTATCAGAAGTGGAGGAAACGGAAATCTTTAAGATTTGTCTTGAGTACTGGAATCATTTGGCAGCTGAACTCTATAGAGAGAGCCCATTCTCTACATCTGCCTCTCCATTGCTGTCTGGGAGTCAGCATTTTGATGTTCCTCCCCGGAGACAGCTGTATTTGCCCGTGTTATCCAAG GTTCGTTTATTGATGGTTAGTCGTATGGCTAAACCAGAGGAAGTATTAGTTGTAGAAAATGATCAGGGAGAAGTTGTAAGAGAATTCATGAAGGATACAGATTCCATAAATTTGTATAagaatatgagagaaacattag ttTATCTTACTCATCTGGATTATGTAGATACAGAAAGAATAATGACTGAGAAACTTCACAATCAAGTGAATGGTACAGAGTGGtcatggaaaaatttaaatacactGTGTTGGGCAATAGGCTCTATTAGTGGAGCAATGCATGAAGAGGATGAAAAACGATTTCTTGTTACAGTTATAAAG GATCTATTAGGATTATGTGAACAGAAAAGAGGCAAAGATAATAAAGCTATCATTGCATCAAATATCATGTACATAGTAGGTCAATATCCAAGATTTTTAAGAGCTCACTGGAAATTTTTGAAGACGGTAGTTAACAAGCTGTTTGAATTCATGCATG aGACCCATGATGGAGTCCAAGACATGGCTTGTGATACTTTCATTAAAATAGCTCAGAAATGTCGCAGGCACTTTGTTCAGGTTCAGGTTGGAGAAGTAATGCCATTTATTGATGAAATTTTGAACAACATTAACACTATAATTTGTGATCTTCAGCCTCAACAG GTCCATACATTTTATGAAGCTGTGGGATACATGATTGGTGCACAAACAGACCAAACAGTACAAGAACATTTGATAGAAAAATACATGCTACTTCCTAATCAAGTTTGGGATAGCATAATCCAGCAGGCAACCAAA AATGTGGATATACTTAAAGATCCTGAAACAGTCAAGCAGCTCGGTAGCATATTGAAAACAAATGTGAGAGCCTGCAAAGCTGTGGGACACCCCTTTGTAATTCAGCTTGGAAGAATTTACTTAGATATGCTTAATGTATACAAGTGcctcagtgaaaatatttctgcagcTATCCAAGCCAATG GTGAGATGGTTACAAAGCAACCGTTGATTAGAAGTATGCGAACAGTAAAAAGGGAAACTTTAAAGTTAATATCTGGTTGGGTGAGCCGGTCTAATGATCCACAGATG gtagCTGAAAATTTTGTTCCTCCTCTGTTGGATGCAGTTCTCATTGATTATCAGAGAAATGTCCCAGCTGCTAGAGAACCAGAAGTGCTTAGTACTATGGCTATAATTGTCAACAAGTTGGGAGGACATATAACAGCTGAAATACCTCAAATATTTGATGCTGTTTTTGAATGCACATTGAATATGATAAATAAG GACTTTGAAGAATATCCTGAACATAGAACAAACTTTTTCTTACTACTTCAGGCTGTCAATTCTCATTGTTTCCCAGCATTTCTGGCTATTCCACCTGCACAATTTAAACTTGTTTTGGATTCCATTATTTGGGCATTCAAACATACTATGAGAAATGTTGCCGATACAG gCTTACAGATCCTTTTTACACTCTTACAAAACGTTGCACAAGAGGAAGCTGCAGCTCAGAGTTTTTATCAAACTTATTTTTGTGATATTCTTCAACATATCTTTTCTGTTGTGACAGACACCTCACATACTGCTG GTTTGACAATGCATGCGTCAATACTTGCATATATGTTTAATTTGgttgaagaaggaaaaataagtacACCATTAAATCCTGGGAATCCAGTTAACAACCAAATGTTTATTCAGGAATATGTGGCTAATCTCCTTAAATCTGCATTCCCTCATCTACaaga TGCTCAAGTAAAGCTCTTTGTGACGGGGCTTTTCAGCTTAAATCAGGATATTCCTGCTTTCAAGGAACACCTTAGGGATTTCCTAGTACAAATAAAG GAGTTTGCAGGTGAAGATACATCTGATCTGTttttggaagaaagagaaacagcccTTCGACAGGCtcaagaagagaaacataaactTCAAATGTCTGTCCCTGGCATCCTTAATCCACATGAAATTCCAGAAGAAATGTGTGATTAA
- the XPO1 gene encoding exportin-1 isoform X2, whose amino-acid sequence MILVQILKQEWPKHWPTFISDIVGASRTSESLCQNNMVILKLLSEEVFDFSSGQITQVKAKHLKDSMCNEFSQIFQLCQFVMENSQNAPLVHATLETLLRFLNWIPLGYIFETKLISTLIYKFLNVPMFRNVSLKCLTEIAGVSVSQYEEQFVTLFTLTMMQLKQMLPLNTNIRLAYSNGKDDEQNFIQNLSLFLCTFLKEHGQLIEKRLNLRETLMEALHYMLLVSEVEETEIFKICLEYWNHLAAELYRESPFSTSASPLLSGSQHFDVPPRRQLYLPVLSKVRLLMVSRMAKPEEVLVVENDQGEVVREFMKDTDSINLYKNMRETLVYLTHLDYVDTERIMTEKLHNQVNGTEWSWKNLNTLCWAIGSISGAMHEEDEKRFLVTVIKDLLGLCEQKRGKDNKAIIASNIMYIVGQYPRFLRAHWKFLKTVVNKLFEFMHETHDGVQDMACDTFIKIAQKCRRHFVQVQVGEVMPFIDEILNNINTIICDLQPQQVHTFYEAVGYMIGAQTDQTVQEHLIEKYMLLPNQVWDSIIQQATKNVDILKDPETVKQLGSILKTNVRACKAVGHPFVIQLGRIYLDMLNVYKCLSENISAAIQANGEMVTKQPLIRSMRTVKRETLKLISGWVSRSNDPQMVAENFVPPLLDAVLIDYQRNVPAAREPEVLSTMAIIVNKLGGHITAEIPQIFDAVFECTLNMINKDFEEYPEHRTNFFLLLQAVNSHCFPAFLAIPPAQFKLVLDSIIWAFKHTMRNVADTGLQILFTLLQNVAQEEAAAQSFYQTYFCDILQHIFSVVTDTSHTAGLTMHASILAYMFNLVEEGKISTPLNPGNPVNNQMFIQEYVANLLKSAFPHLQDAQVKLFVTGLFSLNQDIPAFKEHLRDFLVQIKEFAGEDTSDLFLEERETALRQAQEEKHKLQMSVPGILNPHEIPEEMCD is encoded by the exons ATGATTCTTGTTCAG ataCTGAAACAAGAATGGCCAAAACACTGGCCAACTTTTATCAGTGATATTGTTGGAGCAAGTAGGACCAGTGAAAGTCTCTGTCAGAATAATATGGTGATTCTTAAACTCTTGAGTGAAGAAGTATTTGATTTTTCTAGTGGACAGATAACGCAAGTGAAAGCTAAGCATCTAAAAGACAg catgtgCAATGAATTCTCACAAATTTTTCAGCTGTGTCAGTTTGTGATG GAAAATTCCCAAAATGCTCCGCTTGTACATGCAACGTTGGAAACGTTGCTCAGATTTCTTAACTGGATTCCACTCGGATATATTTTTGAAACCAAGTTAATCAGCACATTAATTTATAAG ttccTGAATGTTCCGATGTTTCGAAATGTCTCTCTGAAGTGCCTCACTGAGATTGCTGGTGTGAGTGTAAGCCAATATGAGGAACAGTTTGTAACGCTATTTACATTGACAATGATGCAGCTAAAACAG ATGCTTCCTTTAAATACCAATATTCGACTTGCATACTCAAATGGAAAAGATGATGAACAGAACTTTATTCAAAATCTCAGTTTGTTTCTCTGCACATTTCTTAAGGAACATGGTCAACTTATAGAAAAAAGACTAAATCTCAGGGAAACACTCATGGAG GCCCTTCATTATATGTTGTTGGTATCAGAAGTGGAGGAAACGGAAATCTTTAAGATTTGTCTTGAGTACTGGAATCATTTGGCAGCTGAACTCTATAGAGAGAGCCCATTCTCTACATCTGCCTCTCCATTGCTGTCTGGGAGTCAGCATTTTGATGTTCCTCCCCGGAGACAGCTGTATTTGCCCGTGTTATCCAAG GTTCGTTTATTGATGGTTAGTCGTATGGCTAAACCAGAGGAAGTATTAGTTGTAGAAAATGATCAGGGAGAAGTTGTAAGAGAATTCATGAAGGATACAGATTCCATAAATTTGTATAagaatatgagagaaacattag ttTATCTTACTCATCTGGATTATGTAGATACAGAAAGAATAATGACTGAGAAACTTCACAATCAAGTGAATGGTACAGAGTGGtcatggaaaaatttaaatacactGTGTTGGGCAATAGGCTCTATTAGTGGAGCAATGCATGAAGAGGATGAAAAACGATTTCTTGTTACAGTTATAAAG GATCTATTAGGATTATGTGAACAGAAAAGAGGCAAAGATAATAAAGCTATCATTGCATCAAATATCATGTACATAGTAGGTCAATATCCAAGATTTTTAAGAGCTCACTGGAAATTTTTGAAGACGGTAGTTAACAAGCTGTTTGAATTCATGCATG aGACCCATGATGGAGTCCAAGACATGGCTTGTGATACTTTCATTAAAATAGCTCAGAAATGTCGCAGGCACTTTGTTCAGGTTCAGGTTGGAGAAGTAATGCCATTTATTGATGAAATTTTGAACAACATTAACACTATAATTTGTGATCTTCAGCCTCAACAG GTCCATACATTTTATGAAGCTGTGGGATACATGATTGGTGCACAAACAGACCAAACAGTACAAGAACATTTGATAGAAAAATACATGCTACTTCCTAATCAAGTTTGGGATAGCATAATCCAGCAGGCAACCAAA AATGTGGATATACTTAAAGATCCTGAAACAGTCAAGCAGCTCGGTAGCATATTGAAAACAAATGTGAGAGCCTGCAAAGCTGTGGGACACCCCTTTGTAATTCAGCTTGGAAGAATTTACTTAGATATGCTTAATGTATACAAGTGcctcagtgaaaatatttctgcagcTATCCAAGCCAATG GTGAGATGGTTACAAAGCAACCGTTGATTAGAAGTATGCGAACAGTAAAAAGGGAAACTTTAAAGTTAATATCTGGTTGGGTGAGCCGGTCTAATGATCCACAGATG gtagCTGAAAATTTTGTTCCTCCTCTGTTGGATGCAGTTCTCATTGATTATCAGAGAAATGTCCCAGCTGCTAGAGAACCAGAAGTGCTTAGTACTATGGCTATAATTGTCAACAAGTTGGGAGGACATATAACAGCTGAAATACCTCAAATATTTGATGCTGTTTTTGAATGCACATTGAATATGATAAATAAG GACTTTGAAGAATATCCTGAACATAGAACAAACTTTTTCTTACTACTTCAGGCTGTCAATTCTCATTGTTTCCCAGCATTTCTGGCTATTCCACCTGCACAATTTAAACTTGTTTTGGATTCCATTATTTGGGCATTCAAACATACTATGAGAAATGTTGCCGATACAG gCTTACAGATCCTTTTTACACTCTTACAAAACGTTGCACAAGAGGAAGCTGCAGCTCAGAGTTTTTATCAAACTTATTTTTGTGATATTCTTCAACATATCTTTTCTGTTGTGACAGACACCTCACATACTGCTG GTTTGACAATGCATGCGTCAATACTTGCATATATGTTTAATTTGgttgaagaaggaaaaataagtacACCATTAAATCCTGGGAATCCAGTTAACAACCAAATGTTTATTCAGGAATATGTGGCTAATCTCCTTAAATCTGCATTCCCTCATCTACaaga TGCTCAAGTAAAGCTCTTTGTGACGGGGCTTTTCAGCTTAAATCAGGATATTCCTGCTTTCAAGGAACACCTTAGGGATTTCCTAGTACAAATAAAG GAGTTTGCAGGTGAAGATACATCTGATCTGTttttggaagaaagagaaacagcccTTCGACAGGCtcaagaagagaaacataaactTCAAATGTCTGTCCCTGGCATCCTTAATCCACATGAAATTCCAGAAGAAATGTGTGATTAA